A window from Culex pipiens pallens isolate TS chromosome 3, TS_CPP_V2, whole genome shotgun sequence encodes these proteins:
- the LOC120425587 gene encoding DIS3-like exonuclease 2, with translation MSAKDYLRELREEIKSDTSKMLQETAPSTEPVPDEEERDDDSSEPSAGSDPPLLSSDDNEADGGKIEFVELVSANKPPSKLEKENEEPPAAAGGSKDKPTDPVKLKKEILKKHNAANRKLEKKREECRKLDEGQEGEESDGDGSCSVTSSVKSKNSSKKQQPAVVDPAVQKRFDAHSKKICNRIKAVQSKLQQLRVSGAVSDNSSTVSSTSGTSSKVTTSSKNAKKNAAGNAAKQQNLNNIFTKNGSAAFFPNPAQPLTPISQLNLMANHRAQVGTSPLPSCIQGLAKPENLLLLTLLTLSPKQRDEYLLKLGKEKTLLTVRHQKGQSAEKKSVEINPNLQEFAVNLKSRAMVHLYGPQARVATQEEVSRPFLTVTAADKIQEVKKVREVRTFEEEVSYLLNNGKVTDKADYKKELTLQNVSKAERNGFLTEANQKALRELVDEAVKKELGYVVEGVVRVNVNNNSQAFVDDHTRDADVYINTVLLRKCAMDGDRVRVFVKHGEVQPEEDSEDSPAKSERLKNNWGFVIDILEKRHSRVCVGTFMPYYQSSNQYIKFSPRDLKIPVMRIYKQHWPEAIFKNDFKQLESVIYQAEIIEWHEDVPIGTILKSIGKCGELEAENQALLVEYDLDVSPYSEEIINSLPASPFQIPGEELKKREDLREECVFTIDPLTARDLDDALSCKVLKNGNFEIGVHISDVSYFLKEGSELDELVKLRATSIYMVDNVYHMLPKPLCFLCSLLPGEDKLAFSVFWEITPDAKVLSTRFAKTVINSCTQLAYEHAQVMLDKPTENLRAEDFPPILHDYTPNYLSRIVNQLQSIAVQLRARRMENGCIKINQPKLSFTLDPNTGKPTSYAVYELRTANQMIEDFMLLANSSVAEFTYSKFKDLAILRNHFAPSSPQLTNLAKLLAKHGHTLNHDSSKAIAESFETISNACPQPEAARAVLNIMMAKPMTRALYFCSAFTKLPEDFFHYALAIPMYTHFTSPIRRYADCLVHRVLTAALDLSEPPTRTPEELSQLANICNVKKYNAKLAGDSSSLLYFKHYLKKAKSIETTAAVSDIGQQLLELVLISTGHVCKVSYKQLAKVADFKLTEDTKPFRHCMLLPKDRKIGPAELRLFSEVRVTVQLVKEAVTVTSVLPPLAQVQSKESSVEA, from the exons ATGTCGGCCAAAGATTACCTGCGCGAGCTGCGGGAGGAAATCAAGTCCGACACGAGCAAGATGCTGCAGGAGACGGCGCCGTCCACGGAACCGGTCCCGGACGAGGAGGAAAGGGATGATGATTCGAGTGAACCGTCCGCGGGAAGCGATCCGCCTCTGTTGAGCAGTGATGACAATGAAGCCGATGGTGGAAAGATTGAGTTTGTGGAGCTGGTTTCGGCGAATAAGCCGCCGAGCAAGCTGGAGAAGGAAAATGAGGAACCGCCTGCGGCGGCGGGTGGCAGCAAGGACAAGCCGACAGATCCGGTGAAGCTGAAGAAGGAGATTTTGAAGAAGCACAACGCTGCCAACCGAAAGCTTGAGAAGAAGCGGGAGGAGTGCCGGAAGTTGGATGAGGGTCAGGAAGGGGAGGAATCCGACGGCGATGGAAGTTGCAGCGTGACGTCCAGCGTGAAGAGTAAGAATTCTTCGAAGAAGCAGCAACCGGCCGTGGTTGATCCGGCCGTTCAGAAGCGATTCGACGCGCATTCGAAGAAGATTTGCAATCGCATTAAGGCGGTTCAGAGCAAGCTGCAGCAGTTGAGGGTTTCCGGGGCTGTAAGTGACAACTCGTCGACGGTTTCGAGCACGTCCGGCACGAGTAGCAAGGTGACGACCTCGAGCAAGAATGCGAAAAAGAACGCGGCGGGAAATGCTGCGAAGCAGCAAAATTTGAACAACATCTTCACCAAGAACGGCAGCGCTGCGTTCTTCCCGAACCCCGCCCAACCGTTGACGCCCATCTCGCAGCTGAATCTGATGGCGAACCATCGGGCGCAGGTGGGGACGTCCCCGCTGCCGTCGTGCATCCAAGGACTCGCGAAACCGGAGAACCTTCTTCTGCTGACACTGCTGACGCTGAGTCCGAAGCAACGGGACGAGTACCTGCTGAAGCTGGGCAAGGAGAAGACGCTGCTGACGGTGCGACACCAGAAGGGTCAGTCGGCGGAGAAGAAATCGGTGGAAATCAATCCGAACCTGCAGGAGTTTGCGGTCAATTTGAAGTCGCGTGCCATGGTGCATTTGTACGGGCCGCAGGCGCGGGTTGCGACGCAGGAGGAGGTTTCGCGACCGTTTTTGACGGTGACCGCGGCCGATAAGATCCAGGAGGTGAAGAAGGTTCGCGAGGTGCGCACGTTTGAGGAGGAGGTTTCGTATCTGTTGAATAACGGAAAGGTTACGGACAAGGCGGACTACAAGAAGGAGCTGACGCTGCAGAACGTGTCGAAGGCGGAGCGGAACGGGTTCCTGACGGAGGCGAACCAGAAGGCGCTGCGGGAGCTTGTTGATGAGGCGGTGAAGAAGGAGTTGGGGTACGTGGTCGAGGGCGTGGTGCGAGTGAATGTGAACAATAACTCGCAGGCGTTTGTCGATGATCATACGAGGGACGCGGACGTGTACATCAATACGGTTCTGCTGCGAAAGTGCGCAATGGACGGAGATCGGGTGCGGGTCTTCGTTAAGCACGGTGAGGTTCAGCCGGAGGAGGATAGTGAAGATTCGCCGGCGAAGAGCGAGCGGTTGAAGAACAATTGGGGCTTTGTGATTGATATTCTGGAGAAGCGGCATAGCCGGGTGTGCGTCGGGACGTTCATGCCGTACTACCAGAGTTCGAATCAGTACATAAAGTTTTCGCCGAGGGATTTGAAGATTCCGGTGATGCGGATTTACAAGCAGCACTGGCCGGAGGCGATTTTCAAGAACGATTTTAAGCAGCTGGAGTCGGTGATTTACCAGGCGGAGATCATCGAGTGGCACGAGGACGTTCCGATTGGGACGATTTTGAAGTCGATTGGCAAGTGTGGCGAGTTGGAGGCGGAGAACCAGGCTCTGTTGGTGGAGTACGACTTGGACGTGTCGCCGTACTCGGAGGAGATCATCAACAGCTTGCCGGCTTCGCCGTTCCAGATCCCGGGGGAGGAGCTGAAGAAGCGTGAAGATTTGCGGGAGGAGTGCGTATTTACGATCGATCCGTTGACGGCGCGGGATTTGGACGATGCACTGAGTTGTAAGGTGCTGAAGAATGGCAACTTTGAGATTGGCGTGCACATTTCGGACGTTTCGTACTTCCTGAAGGAGGGATCGGAGCTGGACGAGCTGGTCAAGCTGAGGGCTACCTCGATCTACATGGTGGACAACGTGTATCACATGCTGCCAAAGCCGCTCTGCTTTCTGTGCTCGCTTCTTCCGGGTGAGGACAAGTTGGCGTTTTCCGTCTTCTGGGAGATCACTCCGGATGCTAAGGTGCTGAGTACGCGCTTCGCCAAAACCGTCATCAACTCGTGTACGCAGCTTGCCTACGAACACGCCCAAGTCATGCTGGACAAGCCAACGGAGAACCTGCGCGCCGAGGACTTCCCACCGATCCTCCACGACTACACGCCCAACTACCTCAGCCGCATCGTGAACCAACTTCAATCGATCGCGGTTCAACTACGAGCTCGTCGTATGGAAAACGGCTGCATCAAGATCAACCAGCCGAAGCTGTCCTTCACGCTGGATCCCAACACCGGCAAACCTACCAGCTACGCCGTCTACGAACTACGAACTGCCAACCAAATGATCGAGGACTTTATGCTGCTGGCCAACTCGTCCGTGGCCGAATTCACCTACAGCAAGTTCAAGGACCTCGCCATCCTGCGAAACCACTTCGCCCCATCCTCCCCCCAGCTAACGAACCTCGCCAAACTCCTGGCCAAGCACGGCCACACCCTCAACCACGACTCCTCCAAAGCCATCGCCGAATCCTTCGAAACCATCAGCAATGCCTGTCCCCAACCGGAAGCCGCCCGCGCCGTCCTCAACATCATGATGGCCAAACCCATGACCCGCGCCCTCTACTTCTGCTCCGCGTTCACCAAACTCCCCGAGGACTTTTTCCACTACGCTCTCGCCATTCCAATGTACACCCACTTCACCAGCCCCATCCGCCGCTACGCCGACTGTCTCGTCCACCGCGTCCTCACGGCGGCCCTCGACCTCTCCGAACCACCCACCCGCACCCCCGAAGAACTCAGCCAGCTCGCCAACATCTGCAACGTCAAAAAGTACAACGCCAAACTCGCCGGCGATTCCAGCTCGCTGCTCTACTTCAAACACTACCTCAAGAAGGCCAAGAGCATCGAAACGACCGCCGCCGTCTCGGACATTGGCCAGCAGCTGCTCGAGCTGGTGCTGATCTCCACCGGACACGTCTGCAAAGTTAGCTACAAG CAACTCGCCAAGGTGGCCGACTTTAAGCTGACCGAGGACACCAAACCGTTCCGCCACTGCATGCTGCTGCCCAAGGACCGGAAGATCGGGCCCGCCGAGCTGCGCTTGTTTTCCGAGGTGCGCGTCACCGTGCAGCTGGTGAAGGAGGCGGTCACGGTGACGAGCGTGCTGCCGCCACTAGCGCAGGTGCAGAGCAAGGAATCGTCGGTGGAAGCGTGA